In one window of Juglans regia cultivar Chandler chromosome 3, Walnut 2.0, whole genome shotgun sequence DNA:
- the LOC109008141 gene encoding uncharacterized protein LOC109008141 has translation MLAAVVGPQQSQTFFKTSNPTLPQNPNTRFFRANMVPDSVTLTFKAPLLHRFVGFSRRPTTLSGHLNRVPINPVQMSGSRGCASCQSYSYPSRFGHGSLLKNVGLSEMGFRQLGFAHFWVSAVPDGVSVGTGGYGGSGDGNSRGRGEGGGGGDGSDGDGGNNLPLLSWYLALLAKYPVSTKALTSALLTLIGDLICQVVIDQVPSLDWKRTFLFTLLGLVLVGPTLHFWYFYLSRLVTLPGASGAFLRLLLDQFLFSPIFIGVFLATLVTLEGRPSQVIPKLQQEWLAAVLANWKLWIPFQFLNFRFVPQQFQVLAANFVALVWNVVLSFIAHKEIHSK, from the exons ATGCTTGCTGCAGTGGTCGGTCCACAGCAAAGCCAAACTTTCTTCAAAACCTCAAACCCCACGCTTCCCCAAAACCCAAACACCCGTTTCTTCAGAGCAAATATGGTTCCAGACTCAGTAACGCTTACCTTCAAAGCCCCACTCCTGCACCGTTTCGTGGGGTTTTCTCGTAGACCCACTACGCTTTCCGGCCACCTTAACCGGGTTCCCATAAACCCAGTCCAGATGAGCGGGTCTCGGGGCTGTGCTTCGTGCCAGTCTTACTCTTATCCGTCGAGGTTTGGTCATGGATCTTTGTTGAAGAATGTGGGTCTTTCTGAAATGGGATTCAGGCAGCTGGGTTTTGCTCATTTTTGGGTTTCAGCAGTCCCGGATGGCGTGTCGGTTGGAACAGGTGGATATGGGGGTTCTGGTGATGGAAATTCTCGTGGGAGAGGTGAAGGTGGTGGGGGTGGTGATGGCAGTGACGGTGACGGTGGAAATAACTTGCCCTTACTATCTTG GTATTTGGCTCTTCTTGCAAAGTATCCTGTGTCAACAAAAGCTCTGACATCTgcacttttaactttaattggAGATTTAATCTGTCAG GTTGTGATTGATCAAGTGCCATCGCTAGACTGGAAAAGGACCTTCCTGTTTACTCTGTTGGGTCTGGTGCTAGTGGGTCCCACATTGCATTTCTG GTATTTCTATTTGAGTAGATTGGTAACATTGCCTGGAGCATCTGGTGCTTTCTTGCGGCTCTTACTAGATCAG TTCCTCTTTTCTCCTATATTTATCGGAGTTTTCTTAGCTACGCTGGTGACGCTTGAAGGAAGGCCATCACAAGTCATTCCAAAGCTTCAGCAG GAGTGGTTGGCTGCTGTTCTTGCAAATTGGAAGTTGTGGATACCTTTCCAATTTCTCAACTTCCGATTTGTCCCCCAGCAATTTCAGGTCCTCGCTGCTAATTTTGTTGCTCTTGTATGGAATGTTGTTCTCTCCTTTATTGCACACAAGGAGATACATTCAAAATAG